Proteins encoded together in one Chloroflexota bacterium window:
- a CDS encoding Uma2 family endonuclease, whose protein sequence is MTTLLTKRRFSVKEFIKMVDAGILTKYDRVELVDGEFIEMAPIGDYHAGCVDELTHTFVRTAPEGVRVRVQGPLQVDSLTEFEPDLAVLRPRHDNYTTSRPTPPDILLVIEVSDSTIAYDRNVKIPKYAQAGVPEVWQVNLQHDLVDSYSDPDTDTGRYRNVRRFLRGQTITPTLLPNATLNVSDILMSQV, encoded by the coding sequence ATGACCACGCTTTTGACCAAGCGGCGCTTCAGCGTAAAAGAGTTCATCAAGATGGTGGACGCCGGGATATTAACCAAGTATGACCGCGTGGAGCTTGTGGATGGGGAGTTTATCGAGATGGCGCCTATCGGAGACTATCATGCGGGCTGCGTGGATGAGCTTACTCACACTTTTGTCAGAACTGCGCCTGAAGGTGTGCGTGTTCGAGTGCAGGGGCCTTTACAGGTTGATTCACTCACGGAGTTCGAGCCGGACTTGGCGGTTCTGCGTCCGCGCCACGACAACTACACAACCTCGCGCCCCACTCCGCCGGATATTTTGCTGGTCATTGAAGTCTCCGACAGCACGATCGCGTATGACAGGAATGTGAAGATTCCAAAGTACGCGCAGGCGGGCGTTCCCGAAGTGTGGCAAGTCAACCTACAGCACGACCTCGTAGATTCCTACAGCGACCCGGACACCGACACCGGCAGATACCGCAATGTGCGCCGTTTCCTGCGCGGGCAGACAATAACACCAACTCTGCTGCCCAACGCCACGCTCAATGTTAGCGACATCCTGATGAGCCAGGTTTAG
- a CDS encoding site-specific DNA-methyltransferase: protein MNKLYYGDCLTIMMEMPSASVDLIYLDPPFNSNRQYNAIYKDETGRQLPDQIEAFCDMWELDAERDRAIRAMPVLMRDAGIDDAIAEFWKLWMRALRDTQPRLLAYLSYMAQRLLVMHRLLKPTGSIYLHCDPTASHYIKALMDAVFGHANFRNEIIWRRTSAHNNAKGYGNVTDTILYYHRTEHAIWNPIYGQEYSEAQLSRYRADENGRLYRGDDLTAPGSSRMFEWRGTTPRTRGWGHSVEALEQLWGEGRILLKRDGTPRLDGHKRYLDEMPGPPVQNLWTDIPRIGNTSGERMGYATQKPLALLERIISASSNPGDVVLDPFCGCATTLEAAHSLDRRWIGIDIAIHAVKRVARIRLNERLGLVEGQDFEIEGVPRNVEGAKDLWQKDPYHFQKWAVEQVEGFVTTRRAADGGVDGRLYFAVPHAQDLQSMVIEVKGGKNVSIRDLRALKGVLDYDDGLMAGLIIMEPLGKIKARNFERFSADAGTLDILGIEYPRMQILTVEEIFEGKRFATPTVAGRHTLEPRMPGIPAVGV from the coding sequence ATGAACAAACTCTATTACGGCGATTGCCTCACCATCATGATGGAAATGCCCTCAGCAAGCGTTGATCTGATATACCTAGACCCGCCGTTCAACTCAAATCGTCAGTACAACGCAATCTACAAGGATGAAACAGGGCGACAGCTCCCTGACCAGATAGAGGCGTTCTGCGATATGTGGGAGCTGGACGCCGAGCGCGATCGCGCTATCCGAGCCATGCCTGTCTTGATGCGCGACGCAGGGATTGACGATGCGATAGCCGAGTTCTGGAAGCTCTGGATGCGCGCCTTGCGCGACACACAACCGCGTCTGCTTGCCTACCTGTCCTATATGGCGCAACGCCTACTGGTGATGCACAGGCTCTTGAAGCCGACAGGGAGTATCTACCTTCATTGCGACCCAACGGCAAGCCATTACATCAAGGCTCTCATGGACGCCGTATTCGGGCATGCGAACTTTCGTAATGAAATTATTTGGCGGCGTACTTCGGCTCACAACAACGCAAAAGGGTATGGGAATGTCACAGATACCATTCTCTATTATCATCGCACAGAACATGCCATATGGAATCCAATTTATGGGCAAGAGTATTCCGAAGCGCAGTTGTCGAGATATAGAGCAGACGAAAATGGACGCCTCTATCGGGGTGACGACTTAACGGCTCCTGGTTCGAGCCGTATGTTTGAATGGCGAGGGACTACTCCCCGCACGAGGGGATGGGGGCATTCAGTTGAGGCCCTCGAGCAACTTTGGGGGGAGGGACGGATTTTACTGAAGCGCGACGGTACGCCCCGATTGGATGGGCATAAGAGGTATCTTGATGAAATGCCAGGTCCACCAGTACAAAATCTTTGGACGGATATTCCACGCATTGGGAACACATCTGGGGAGAGGATGGGTTATGCTACCCAGAAACCCCTCGCCTTATTGGAGCGCATCATTTCCGCGTCCAGCAACCCCGGCGATGTTGTACTTGACCCATTCTGTGGCTGCGCTACTACGCTGGAGGCAGCGCACAGCCTCGACAGAAGGTGGATAGGTATAGACATAGCGATTCACGCGGTCAAGCGCGTTGCGCGTATCAGGCTGAATGAGCGGCTGGGACTGGTGGAGGGTCAGGACTTTGAAATCGAAGGCGTGCCGCGCAATGTCGAGGGCGCGAAAGACCTTTGGCAGAAAGACCCCTATCATTTCCAGAAATGGGCGGTGGAACAGGTGGAGGGCTTCGTGACAACTCGCCGCGCGGCGGATGGTGGAGTCGATGGGCGGCTGTACTTTGCCGTTCCCCACGCTCAGGACTTGCAAAGCATGGTGATAGAGGTCAAGGGCGGTAAGAATGTCAGCATTCGAGACCTACGCGCATTGAAAGGTGTCCTGGATTATGACGATGGGCTAATGGCGGGCTTGATTATCATGGAGCCTCTGGGCAAAATCAAGGCACGGAACTTTGAGCGATTCTCAGCAGACGCCGGAACGCTGGATATACTGGGGATAGAGTATCCGCGCATGCAGATACTGACGGTGGAAGAGATATTCGAGGGTAAGCGATTCGCTACGCCGACAGTGGCGGGCAGGCATACGCTCGAACCGAGAATGCCGGGTATCCCCGCTGTGGGAGTTTAA
- a CDS encoding sulfite oxidase — protein sequence MTQEDLRHLFRAVGDGSGLSHSNTYHEEELALAFRNRGMPLEGLRYDITPTGMHYLLIHFDIPAADADSWQLDISGLVSNATSLSMADIRQRPRVTMPVTMECAGNGRARLNPRPVSQPWLLEAIGTAEWAGTPLRGILEDAGVDSSAVELVFTGSDEGVQGGEAQLYQRSLTVKEAMRDEVMLAYEMNGAPLEPQHGYPLRLIVPGWYGMTSVKWLNNIEAVAEPFTGYQMDQTYRYKTSPDDPGEPVSTMRVRALMIPPGIPDFMTRTRLMDAGSVALSGKAWAGRLEVTQVEVSVDDGMSWQQATLGEQVGQFAWRNWSFDWDAKPGRHYLSVRATDEQGNVQPIAQPWTLQGMGNNLVQRVEVIVR from the coding sequence ATGACACAGGAAGACCTACGACACCTATTTCGCGCGGTAGGCGATGGCAGCGGACTTAGCCACTCCAATACATACCACGAAGAGGAACTCGCGCTCGCGTTTCGCAATCGAGGGATGCCTCTTGAAGGACTGCGCTACGACATCACGCCCACAGGCATGCACTACCTGCTGATACATTTCGACATCCCGGCTGCGGACGCAGATTCGTGGCAACTGGACATAAGCGGGTTGGTATCGAACGCTACCAGCCTGAGCATGGCGGACATTCGGCAACGACCGCGCGTTACGATGCCTGTTACGATGGAGTGCGCGGGCAACGGCAGAGCGCGGCTGAATCCCCGTCCCGTCAGCCAGCCATGGCTGCTTGAAGCCATCGGCACGGCGGAGTGGGCAGGCACACCGTTGCGCGGCATACTCGAAGACGCGGGCGTGGATTCGAGCGCGGTGGAGCTAGTGTTCACGGGCAGCGACGAGGGCGTGCAGGGCGGCGAGGCGCAACTCTACCAGCGCAGCCTGACCGTCAAGGAGGCGATGCGCGACGAGGTGATGCTCGCCTACGAGATGAACGGCGCGCCGCTCGAACCACAGCACGGCTACCCGCTGCGGCTGATTGTGCCGGGCTGGTACGGTATGACCAGCGTCAAGTGGCTTAACAACATCGAGGCTGTCGCGGAGCCGTTCACCGGATACCAGATGGACCAGACATACCGCTACAAAACTTCGCCCGACGACCCAGGCGAGCCGGTGAGCACGATGCGAGTGCGCGCGCTGATGATTCCGCCGGGCATACCCGACTTCATGACACGCACGCGCCTGATGGACGCAGGCTCGGTCGCGCTGTCTGGCAAGGCGTGGGCAGGCAGGCTTGAAGTTACGCAGGTTGAAGTCAGCGTGGATGACGGCATGAGTTGGCAGCAGGCAACACTTGGCGAGCAGGTCGGGCAATTCGCGTGGCGCAACTGGTCGTTCGACTGGGACGCGAAGCCCGGAAGGCACTATCTATCCGTGCGCGCCACCGACGAACAGGGCAATGTGCAGCCAATCGCACAGCCTTGGACGCTGCAAGGCATGGGCAACAACCTAGTACAGCGCGTAGAGGTCATCGTTCGCTAA